AACCCGACCCAAAATTCCTGAAATTTGAGCTAATCCTAAACTCAATCCCACTGAGGTAGAAGATAATCCCACTTGATTGACAAAGAAAATCGGAGCATAAAATAGTGTAAATCCTGTCCCTATTTGTGATAGTAATCGACCGAAGGCTAAAATAAAAATTTGGGGATTAAGTTGGGGAAGCCAAGCTAAAAAACGATTCCGTCGGAATCCCATTCTTTTAATTTCCTAATATAATACTTAGATAATCATAGCGGATTAGGGTGCTCTTGGATTCTATTGAGAGGAATAGAAAACTCATCTCTAGTTTGACAAAATTAATGATGACTCTGGGAGAGTGGAATTGTAATGATAAATTCTGTTCCTACTCCCACTTCCGATAAACATTGTAATTGACCCCGATGTTTTTCCGTAATAATTTGATAACTAATCGATAATCCTAATCCCGTCCCTTTTCCTAACGGTTTAGTCGTAAAAAAGGGATCAAAAAGCCGTTTTTGAGTGGCTTCAGGAATTCCGGGGCCATTATCCTGAATTCTAATCATAATACTATCCTGATTCACGATTTTAAGCCGATTTAATCGGGAACATAATATCGAAGTTTTTAAAGGTTGAGCTTGAATAAATTCGGTTTTAATTTTAATCCATGAGGGGTGTTCCTGAAGCTCTAATTCTGAACGCTGACTATTATATTCTTCCGTTGCATCAATTGCATTTGCTAAAATATTCATAAAAACTTGATTCAATAACCCCGCATAACATTCTACTTTCGGGAGTGTTCCATAGTCTTTAATAATTTCAATAGTCGCTTTTTCTGCACAATTTTTGAGGCGACTCTGTAGAATTAATAATGTGTTTTCGATTCCTTCATGAATATCAATATCTTTCATCGGGGATTCATCTAAACGCGAAAAATTTCTTAAGGATTTAACAATACACTGAATCCGATCTGCACCCATTTTAATCGAATCAATCAATTTGGGGAAGTCTTGTAATAAATAGTCTAACTCTATGGCTTCAATTTTTTCTATCACTTCGGCGTTAGGTTGATAATTTTTTTGATAAATTTCAATGAGTTCTATTAAATGCTCGGCATATTCTTTCGCAAAAATAATATTTCCATAAATAAAACTCACGGGATTATTAATTTCATGAGCAATTCCGGCTACTAACTGACCCAAAGATGACATTTTTTCACTTTGAATCAGATGCGCTTGGGTTTTTTGAAGTTCTTCTAAAGTTTGTTCAAGTTGTTGGGTTTTTTGTTTTAATTCAGTTTCAGAAGTTTTCAGGGCTTTTTCTGCTAGTTTTCGTTCACTAATATCCATCAATGTTCCTAACAGTCGAATTGTTTTTCCTTCGGAATTAACTGTGGGTTGACCTTTTCCATAAACATATCGAATCAAACCATCTGCTCTAATCATCCGATAATCTAATTCAAAACTATATCCGGTTTCAATGGCTTGATGAATGACCTGTTGATAGATTTGTTGATCATCGGGGTGAATTAGATGAAAATAGTGATCATAAGTTAACTGATTTTTTTCTTGTCCTAAAATCATGAATAACTCATCAGAACAAGTAAAATTTTGAGTGTTTAAATCCCATTCCCAACTGCCAATATGAGCGACTTTTTGAGCTTCAGTAAGGTTTGCTTCTCGTTGTTGAAGTGCGGCAAAAGAAAGCTGTAATTGCTTTGCCATATTGTTAAAAATTTCAGCCAAATCAAATAATTCTTTAGTTCTTCCTACCACCGTTTTATTCCAATCTCCTTGAGAAATAGCCGCAGCAGCTTGACTCATCGATTGAATCGATTGGGTCATCCAACGAGAGGTGATAAATCCTAATAAAATAGCAACTAATAAAGCCACAATACAAAGTAAAATAGTAATTCGAGTATTTTCATAAATTTTATCCATAAAATCCGATTCGGGAATCACGACAACAATTAACCATTGCAGTCCAGACGAATTATTAAACTGAACAACTTGAACAAATTGTTGTTCTCCATTAACTTTAAAACTGAGATTCTCCCCGTCTTTGATTTGCTTAAAATTATCAAATTTATGCTTTAAAAATTGCAGGGTTGGCGGAATTAAATTTTGTTGATCAATCAAGGAGGTTTCTGTTGTCGGTAGAGAATTTTGTTCGGGAAGAGAACTAGCGATTAATATTCCACTTTGATCCAGAATAAAAGTTTGTCCTGATTGACCAATTTTTAACTCCTGTAAAAACTGACTAATATGATCCAAAGAAAGTTTAACGGCGGTGATTCCCAGCAAATTTTGCTGATCATCATAAAGGGCAATTCCTTGGATAATTGATAATTCATTTTCAAACTCTAAATTTTCAGAAGTTTCACTCCAAACAGGCTTACCTTTTCCCTGAATAATATTTTTGTACCATAATTCTTGACGAGGATCAAAGTTATCAATTATTTTGTAGCTCCGAGCTTTACGACCTTCTGAATCCAGATTATGGTAAAATAAAGAAAAATTGGTATCCCAAGTTGAACTTAAAAGAACTACCTCGTCATCGGATAATTTATTAGCTTCTATAAATGTTTTTTCTGGAGAAACAAATAAAATTGACTTCACAGAAGGAAAAACCCGGATATAATTTAATAAATGTTCTTCAAGAGGTTCGGAATCATTAATATCAAAGTGATAGTGAGCTACAGCTTCAGCATTAATTTGATTGATAAAATTAGGAACCTTCAGATAATCAGACAGATGTTGCCTAATTTTATCACTAATTTCCGAGCGCAGTTGTGTTGCTACTTCATTAACAGCTTCTTGTCCATGACGGAGGGATAACCATCCCGTTAAACCCACAGCAATAAAGGTTTGGAGGACAAAAGGAACCACAATAATAGATCGGAGTGGAAGGGTTCTAGCAATTTTATAGACCCATCTTTTCAGTAATCTTTTAGACATCTGAAAACAATATAATAAGGGAGAAAAATGATATAATGCACCCTTACACTTTGACTTAGTTTTAACTTTATATGATTGGCTATCTGAAAGGTATCATTGCTGATATTCAAAAAGGAAATGGAAATCGAGTCACCTTATTACTCGATGTCAATAACATGGGCTACGAACTGCAAATTTTACCTCGGATGAGAATGGAATTACCTGCGGTTGGGGAGTCAATCCAAATTTTTACCCACTTACAAGTCCGAGAAGATCAGATGGTTTTGTATGGCTTTTCTAGTATGGCTGAACGAGATTTATTTCGCCAATTGATTAGTGTCAGTGGAATTGGAACTCAATTAGCGATCGCCCTTTTAGATACCCTCGGACTTCAAGATCTGATTCAAGCCATCGTCGGCGGCAATACTCGCGTTTTGGCAAAAACCCCAGGGGTGGGAAGCAAAACCGCAGAGCGCATCGCCCTCGAACTCAAAACCAAACTCTCGGAATGGCGACACCAAGCCGGACTCCTTTCCTCTATTCCCTCCAATATTGCCCCCCACATTCAGGAAGAAGTCGAAATGACCCTACTCGCCCTGGGTTACACGGGGGCTGAAGTCATGCAAGCGTTACAAGCTATTAGTCAAGATTCTAGTTTAGCTAAACAAACGAATTCTGACGAATGGATCAGGAGTGCGATCGCTTGGTTAAGTCAAGGAACTTGAAAACTTTTGTGTCTTCGGGTTTTTGAGGGGAGAATTATTACCACGAAGACACAAAGAATAGTATTGCATTAACGGGCTTTAACTTATATATTGATACTAATTTGCTCCATCCTCCTGAATTTTAGATTTAACTCCCATTCACTGCCTATTATGTCACGCAAAAGAACCTTTTTTGAATCCCTAACCCATTGGTTTAGCGACGAAAGTTTTTTACACCTATTAGAAGAAATTCAAGTCGCGGTCGCTAAAACCTTATCAATTGCGATGGTAATTATTATCATAGTTTGCTGTGGTCAACTTATTTTATATTTAAGCCAAAAATTATTGACAGATTCTACTTTCATATTTAAAGTTTCTTTGTTTGAAATTTTTGGGTTATTTTTAAATATTTTAATTGCGTTTGAGATTTTAGAAAACATCTCAGGTTACTTAAAAAAGCACGTGATCCAAGTTGAGTTAGTGATTGTTACTTCCTTAATTGCGGTGGGACGAAAAATTATTATTTTTGATTTGGATAAAAAAACAGGAGGGGATTTAATTGGACTCGCTGTTGCCGTATTAGCTTTATCAATCAGCTATTTAATTGTGCGACTGAATAAAAACAAGTAAGGGTTTCAATTGTTCCTCAACTTTGTTTTAGGGTGCGGTGCTTTTAGAGTCATGTACCCTATATATTACTTTCTAAGGACAAATAGGAATTCAACTCAGCGACAATGTAGTAAATTATACAAAACCAGAGGGTTAACAAGATGTTACCCATAGCAAAACCCAGGACGAGAATCAGCTTAGGTACAAAAATTGTATGATGAAAGATTGTTAATCTAGGCTACACTAACAACTAACCAAAAACTATTGATTAGACCTTTCTAAATCTTGATTTTATGGAAACCGCATTTAACCAATTTTGGGATCTCGTTTCAGGGGCATTCGCCCTCAACCCAGAAGTTTTTGAGAAAATTAATAATCTCCCCGATGGCCTGATCGTGGCATTAATCATTGTTTTAATGGCAGGTTTATCGCAAGCAATTGGCCAATGTATTGTTTTATTCGTCAATAAAGTTAAACCCTTTCGCTTTATTCTCAGCTTAGGAATTTCTGCAATTGTTTTTACTTTAAGTTACGGCTTATGGGCATTTAGTATTTGGATTACCAGTTTGGTATTATTTCAAATTCCTGTAGGTTTTAACTTTATTTTTACAACATTGGGACTGAGTTATGCGCCCCAAATGTTAGGGTTTTTAATTGCCTTACCTTACCTGGGAACTCCAGTCGGAGTAATACTTTCCATTTGGAGTTTACTGGCTCAATTTATCGGACTAGAAACCATTGCCACCTATGAAGATTGGTCAGCATTTACCTGTGCTTTAATTGGGTGGGTTGTCTTACAAATTCTACAACGAACTATTGGTCGTCCGATTTTAGCCTTTAGTCGTTGGTTATCCAATTGGGCTGCGGGAACTTCATTAATTACCGACCCCAAACAATTAGAACAACTGGTCATGTATGGAAATGATCCTCAAATCATTACCGTTGGCAAAGAACTCTGGTTAGAAGCCGAAAAGAACGAAGAAAACCCTAAGCCCAAAACTTCCTATTTGCTAAAATTTATCGCCCTAGCAGTCTTAGGATTATTATTAGTTTTAATCTTAGCTCCGATTGATAAAAATCCGCTTTTAATTGGGTTAGGATTACTCGATAAAACTTTTGAATTAGCTTTTAAATTACTGAGATATAGTTTCATTGCGCTGTTGATTGCTATTATTTTGACCCCACTAGAATCCTTAAGTTGGTGGGCGGGATGGTATGGGGCTCAACCTTTAGAAAATCCGGGAACATTAGTACAAGATGCTTGCCCGAATACTCCGGTCAATCACTATGTTATGTACTTGGATGGCATCAATCAAGGCTCTTATGAATATTTACCCGAAGTTGAACGTTTTTTAGATAGTTTAGCAGAGGCTACTCCCGATAATATTGCAATTGTTAAAGGGATTATGCCCTATTCTGTTACTAATAAACCCCTAACTCAAAATCGGCCGTTGTCCTTTTTGTGGAGCATTGTGGACTCATTGGTGGTTAAAAATCCCGCCAATCCGATTGGGTTTGTGATTAATGCCCGAAATGTCGTTTCTGTGGCGGTTTCGGCTGATCCTCGTTACGGCCCGCTTCAAAATCAAGGCTTGGCGCAAGTTCTCTACAACAGTCTAATCAGCTACGGCTATCCCTTGGGAAGTCAAGTTCCGGTGACATTAATTGGCTATAGTGGCGGTGGTCAAATGTCGATGGGGGCGGTAACGTTTCTCAAACGCACCATCAAAGCGCCCATTAACGTGATTTCAATTGCAGGTGTGATCAGTGGAAATACGGGGGCGATGGTCACTGAACATTTGTATCATCTCGTAGGTGAAAAAGATGGCGTCGAAAAAGTCGGGGCGATTATGTTTCCTGGACGCTGGCCGATATCGTTATTATCGAATTGGAATTATGCCAAACGCCGGGGCAAAATTAGCTTTATTTCTTTAGGGCCAGTGGGACACAATACCATGAGCGGCCCGATGGGAGATCATAAACTTCCGAATGGTAAAACCTATCTCGACCAAACTGTTAATATTGTCACGGGAATTTTATTAGAAAATTGGGAAATTACCGGGTTAGCTCCTGAGATATTTAAAAAACCCAGTAACTATGAAATCTATAAACAAGCCGCTTTTAATCAAGTGGATTATTATCCCGTTCAACAAACCCTTGATCCTCAACTTTATCAACCCGTTGGAACCTGGATTGGGCGATTAATTTTACCCCAAAAATCAGAACGTCAACAGGTGAAAGGAGTCTTATTTGAAATCTATCATGCAGATAAGAATCATCAACATCGCATCGGACAAATTGTAAATTTAAGATGGGATTTACAAGTTCCAACTGTGAATACCAGAGTGCAATTAGTCACCCAGGATTTGAACTTTATTGATCAGGTAAGAGTGAGTGAATCCCAAGGAAATATTCACCCGGAACGCATTAAGGGATGGTCACAAGTTGACCCCCTAGAATCCATCGCCGCAGCCAGACCCCAGGATGATCTGATTGTCTTATTAAAAGAACCTGTGGTTTTTGAAGATACGGGGGCAGAACGTCCTAGTCTTTATATTCAGGATGATCCGGTTGAAATTACAGGTCGATTTTATGGGGTAGTTACGTTTATTCAAAATTTAGGCAATGATGTCTTTTTAGTTTGTCATTATAATACTCAATCCCAACAATTTGATGGCATAGAAGAAAAGGTGTATTTGCCCTCGATTATCCCTAACCGAGATGGGGTTTTATCTTCAGTCAATCAAGATTTAGAGCACTCTCCAGTTAATCCTTCAGGATGGTATATTTTTGGGCAAAAAAATATAGATGGTCAGTTTGTTGTTCAGGCGATCGCACCCTATCGTTTATTTTCTCTAACGCCAGATTTGGTGATTTCAGGAAAACAAACCACCTTAGATTATATTAATAAAGAATACTGGAAAAATCAAGTCACTCCCAAAGGAGAAATTAAGACGATTTTACTCAATCCAAATCAGGAGGATGCAGCTAATTCTATATCAGCAGAATCCCTTTGGAAAGAAGGCGATCGCGCTTTATTAATGCACGTTTATGGAGGCATTGGCGGGCCGAATGGTGATCATACACCCTTTGGAATTTACTTCGGACATTTTGCTTATGGACTGGCTACAGTTGTGCGCGATCGCATTACCCAAGACCTGCGATTAAACATCGAATATCGTCAAATTTATACTCATAATTGTGATGGAATTATCTCAGGAAGTTTAGACTGGACTCGCTACAGTGGTGATCGTCAATTTGGATGGTTAGGATGTCGTCCCTTTACCGATATTCTAATTAAATTTGATCCCCTAACCCAAGATTATGATTTTGATGGGTTTAAATTTTCTCCCTTGGATTTTGTGATTAATGAACTCGATGTAATGACGGCGCGATATCGCATTGGAGATGGAACCGGAACTACCTTTGTGAGTGCAATTAATTCCTGTTCTCAAGATTCCAGTCAAGCCTTGTATTTATCCCTCAGACGGATGTTAGCTCAATTTCAATTAAATCCTCTATTAATGAAATGGTTGCGAGAACATCCAGACCACGAACAAACCCAACGATTTATTCAACTCAATACCTTAGTAGCTAGTTTAGAAAATATCTTAACCCCCACCGGAAAAGTCAGAAAAGATTGGCGATATGGTTCCCCAACATTAGGCCGTTTTCCTGAAGAAACCCCCTTAAAAACCTTGTCTCGATTAGCGGAAAGTTGGCGATCTTTATTACCCCGATTAATTAACGATCAAATGGCGATGATCTTTCTACAATTAGGAGCTTATTTATGGATTCTTCGTACCAATCAAGTCGGCGGGAACGATCCCCTGATTCAACCGATGATTCCCACAGATTTTTGGTTTGGGGTTCCCAAAATAAAACCCTTTAAATATGATTAATTTCATTCCCTAGCACCAGAACGCACGTTAATCGGGGATACCACAACTCAAACCCCCGAACAAATCGCGCAGAATATTATTTTTTAACTCAAACCCTAGAAGCGAACCCAGTTTCTGGGTTCGCTTCTAATTTTAAATGGAGCTAAGCGGGCTCGAACCGCTGACCCCCGCAATGCCATTGCGGTGCTCTACCAACTGAGCTATAACCCCTTGCAGTATTCCAATATACTCGTTTAACTTGTGCTTTGTCAAGAGTTTAGGGAAAAAAACTTTTGGAGTGTCGGAGAACGGTGTCCATCACTCCGATGGCCATTAAAAGTAAATATAAGCGTGTTGAGACATTTGGGCGATGTGGCCAATGCAAGATCCCATCAGGAAATACACTACCCCCATAGCCGCAGCCGACAACGCCACCAAAATTCCGGCCAGCATGAAGGAAAATTCTTTGCACTCAACAGCTTGTTTCATCAGGCGTAATGACCAAGCAACGAGGGCGACATCAATTATTAGAATAGGAATCAGCATAAGTTACGTTTCGTAACATTTCCTCTATTCTAACAGGTGTTCTGAGCAGAATGCGAGTTTAACTTAGACGGGACTTAAGCAGTTACGCTATATGTAGCGGACTAAGGAGTTAGCGATCGCGCTTCCCAAAAGAAATCGGGAAACGGAGAATACTGAGTCTCTGCTACATCACTCATAGAGCTTGGTTATTTCCGCCATCTGAGCGGATTAATTTGGCTACTTTTGAAAAGATTCTGATTCCCGCTATCAATTATCTTGGGTTGAGTTAAAAAAAAATCCCAAATCCAGAATTAATAAAGTGTAGCTAAAAGCCAAACTTTATTAATTAGGGTTGTAAACCTACCAATAAATAGATGATTGATACAATTGTCGGTAAACGTATTTTAATCCCCACACAATTTACTGGGGCTGTCACCATTGAAACGGCTGACCAAATAGAAGATACTGTCCTGTTACAAGTCCGTACCACCAACGGAGAATTGCGAGAAGCCATCCTCAGCGTTGCAGAGGTAGAAAACCTCCTCAGCCAACAGCAAAACTTCTCTGCTCAAACCGTTGATGCCAAGGCTTTTTCGCTGTTCATTGAATCAACTCGCATTAAAACCGCTTTTGCTTATGACCCCCACTTTGCTGTTAGTTTAAGTGGAGTCCGGCCCCTTCCGCACCAGCTTGAAGCCGTTTATGAACGCATTCTCCCCCAAGTTAGATTACGGTTTCTGTTAGCAGATGACCCAGGAGCAGGTAAAACCATTATGACGGGGTTACTGATTAAAGAATTAAAATTGCGGGGTGTAATTGAACGAGTTTTAATTCTGACTCCAGCGCCTTTAACGACTCAATGGCAGGATGAACTTAAAAACAAATTTGCTGAAACCTATGAAGTAATCACCTCAACTTTAGCAAAAAATCAACTGGCTGGCAACCCTTGGGAACGGTTTCGTCAATGTATTACTTCCATTGATTTTGCCAAACGAGAAGATGTGATTCCGGGGCTTTTACAAGTCGATTGGGATTTAGTAATTATTGATGAAGCCCATAAATGTTCTGCCCGAACCCAAGGGGAGGAACTGCGCCGCACTGGACGCTATAAATTAGCAGAAGAACTCTCTAAAATCACAGAACGAATTATCCTGCTAACTGCTACGCCCCACCAAGGAGATGTGAATCAATTTCATAACTTTTTACGCTTATTAGACCCTGAACAATTTATTTCTAATACAATTAATCCCGATTTGCTCCGATTAGAAAATAGTCCTTGGTTTTTACGACGAATTAAAGAAGAACTGCGAGATTTTAACGGAAAAAAATTGTTTAAACAACGCCATGCGATTACCGTTTCCTTTTCCCTGTCTCCGGCTGAAGAATCTCTTTATCACCAAGTCACCCAATATATTAACCGCTATTTAGGGAAAACCCCAGGACGGAAACAAGCCGCCGTTGCTTTAGCGCGAACGGTATTACAACGACGGTTAGCGAGTAGTTTAAACGCCATTCTCAATTCCTTAAAAAAACGACAACAACGGTTTTCGGATTTATTAGAAGAATTAGAACAACTTCCTCCCCAAGAACAACGCCAACGGTTAATTAATTTAGGGAAACCTGTTGATAGTGAAGTAGAATCTGATGATTGTTCAGAAGAAGATTTAGAGGATTTTGCCATTGAATTAACCTTAGCTGAACAATTGGAACAATTACGAGAAGAATTACGGGAACTCAAACGGTTAGTTAAATTAGCTCAAGAAACAATAGCACAAGGAACAGAACGTAAACTGAATGAATTAGAAAACTGTTTAAAACGGAGTGAATTCAGCGAGTTAAAAGACGCACGGGGAAAACTGTTAATTTTTACCGAACATCGGGATACTTTAGAATATCTGAAAAAAAATCTTAACCTTTGGGGTTATAGTACCTGTGAAATTCATGGCGGGATGAATGTTTTACAACGGAAAGTCGCACAACAAGATTTTCGGTCTAATAAACAAATTTGTCTCGCTACCGAAGCCGCCGGAGAAGGAATTAATTTACAATTTTGTCGGTTAATGATTAATTATGATATTCCCTGGAACCCCAACCGTTTAGAACAACGGATGGGACGCATTCACCGCATTGGACAGGAACATGAAGTTTATATTTTTAACTTTGTTTCTATTACAACAGTAGAAGGACGGGTTTTAAATAAATTATTAACCAAATTAGAGGAAATTAAAAATGCGATGGGCGATAGGGTTTTTGATGTCATTGGGCAACTTTTACAAGTCAATGAAATCCGCTTTGAGGATTTAGTTCGAGAAGCGACTTACTCCCAAGCTAACGAAAATAAAGCCATAGAAACCATTGACCATATTGCCACTGAACGCTTACAAGCTTTAGAACAAGCAACGGGATTAGCATTAGCAACATCCCATGTTGATTTGAGTCAAATCTGCACAACCCAAACTCAAGATTATCATTCAGAAGAACAGCGTTTAATGCCCTATTATGTGGAAGATTTTTTTCACAAAGCTTGTGAATATCTGCGGGTGAATTTAGAAGTCAGAGCGGATGGTTTATGGCGCATTCCTTATGTTAAAGAAGAATTTCGCTCTGAACAGTTAGAAGCGGTGAGACGGTTAGGAACGCCGGACAAAAATTATGCAAAATTGACGTTTTACAAACAACATTTAGAACTTGCTAGTCACCCAGATATAGAATTTCTTTCCCCTGGACATTGCCTATT
Above is a window of Planktothrix serta PCC 8927 DNA encoding:
- a CDS encoding ATP-binding protein, producing MSKRLLKRWVYKIARTLPLRSIIVVPFVLQTFIAVGLTGWLSLRHGQEAVNEVATQLRSEISDKIRQHLSDYLKVPNFINQINAEAVAHYHFDINDSEPLEEHLLNYIRVFPSVKSILFVSPEKTFIEANKLSDDEVVLLSSTWDTNFSLFYHNLDSEGRKARSYKIIDNFDPRQELWYKNIIQGKGKPVWSETSENLEFENELSIIQGIALYDDQQNLLGITAVKLSLDHISQFLQELKIGQSGQTFILDQSGILIASSLPEQNSLPTTETSLIDQQNLIPPTLQFLKHKFDNFKQIKDGENLSFKVNGEQQFVQVVQFNNSSGLQWLIVVVIPESDFMDKIYENTRITILLCIVALLVAILLGFITSRWMTQSIQSMSQAAAAISQGDWNKTVVGRTKELFDLAEIFNNMAKQLQLSFAALQQREANLTEAQKVAHIGSWEWDLNTQNFTCSDELFMILGQEKNQLTYDHYFHLIHPDDQQIYQQVIHQAIETGYSFELDYRMIRADGLIRYVYGKGQPTVNSEGKTIRLLGTLMDISERKLAEKALKTSETELKQKTQQLEQTLEELQKTQAHLIQSEKMSSLGQLVAGIAHEINNPVSFIYGNIIFAKEYAEHLIELIEIYQKNYQPNAEVIEKIEAIELDYLLQDFPKLIDSIKMGADRIQCIVKSLRNFSRLDESPMKDIDIHEGIENTLLILQSRLKNCAEKATIEIIKDYGTLPKVECYAGLLNQVFMNILANAIDATEEYNSQRSELELQEHPSWIKIKTEFIQAQPLKTSILCSRLNRLKIVNQDSIMIRIQDNGPGIPEATQKRLFDPFFTTKPLGKGTGLGLSISYQIITEKHRGQLQCLSEVGVGTEFIITIPLSQSHH
- the ruvA gene encoding Holliday junction branch migration protein RuvA produces the protein MIGYLKGIIADIQKGNGNRVTLLLDVNNMGYELQILPRMRMELPAVGESIQIFTHLQVREDQMVLYGFSSMAERDLFRQLISVSGIGTQLAIALLDTLGLQDLIQAIVGGNTRVLAKTPGVGSKTAERIALELKTKLSEWRHQAGLLSSIPSNIAPHIQEEVEMTLLALGYTGAEVMQALQAISQDSSLAKQTNSDEWIRSAIAWLSQGT
- a CDS encoding phosphate-starvation-inducible PsiE family protein, producing MSRKRTFFESLTHWFSDESFLHLLEEIQVAVAKTLSIAMVIIIIVCCGQLILYLSQKLLTDSTFIFKVSLFEIFGLFLNILIAFEILENISGYLKKHVIQVELVIVTSLIAVGRKIIIFDLDKKTGGDLIGLAVAVLALSISYLIVRLNKNK
- a CDS encoding Yip1 family protein — translated: METAFNQFWDLVSGAFALNPEVFEKINNLPDGLIVALIIVLMAGLSQAIGQCIVLFVNKVKPFRFILSLGISAIVFTLSYGLWAFSIWITSLVLFQIPVGFNFIFTTLGLSYAPQMLGFLIALPYLGTPVGVILSIWSLLAQFIGLETIATYEDWSAFTCALIGWVVLQILQRTIGRPILAFSRWLSNWAAGTSLITDPKQLEQLVMYGNDPQIITVGKELWLEAEKNEENPKPKTSYLLKFIALAVLGLLLVLILAPIDKNPLLIGLGLLDKTFELAFKLLRYSFIALLIAIILTPLESLSWWAGWYGAQPLENPGTLVQDACPNTPVNHYVMYLDGINQGSYEYLPEVERFLDSLAEATPDNIAIVKGIMPYSVTNKPLTQNRPLSFLWSIVDSLVVKNPANPIGFVINARNVVSVAVSADPRYGPLQNQGLAQVLYNSLISYGYPLGSQVPVTLIGYSGGGQMSMGAVTFLKRTIKAPINVISIAGVISGNTGAMVTEHLYHLVGEKDGVEKVGAIMFPGRWPISLLSNWNYAKRRGKISFISLGPVGHNTMSGPMGDHKLPNGKTYLDQTVNIVTGILLENWEITGLAPEIFKKPSNYEIYKQAAFNQVDYYPVQQTLDPQLYQPVGTWIGRLILPQKSERQQVKGVLFEIYHADKNHQHRIGQIVNLRWDLQVPTVNTRVQLVTQDLNFIDQVRVSESQGNIHPERIKGWSQVDPLESIAAARPQDDLIVLLKEPVVFEDTGAERPSLYIQDDPVEITGRFYGVVTFIQNLGNDVFLVCHYNTQSQQFDGIEEKVYLPSIIPNRDGVLSSVNQDLEHSPVNPSGWYIFGQKNIDGQFVVQAIAPYRLFSLTPDLVISGKQTTLDYINKEYWKNQVTPKGEIKTILLNPNQEDAANSISAESLWKEGDRALLMHVYGGIGGPNGDHTPFGIYFGHFAYGLATVVRDRITQDLRLNIEYRQIYTHNCDGIISGSLDWTRYSGDRQFGWLGCRPFTDILIKFDPLTQDYDFDGFKFSPLDFVINELDVMTARYRIGDGTGTTFVSAINSCSQDSSQALYLSLRRMLAQFQLNPLLMKWLREHPDHEQTQRFIQLNTLVASLENILTPTGKVRKDWRYGSPTLGRFPEETPLKTLSRLAESWRSLLPRLINDQMAMIFLQLGAYLWILRTNQVGGNDPLIQPMIPTDFWFGVPKIKPFKYD
- a CDS encoding helicase-related protein, with product MIDTIVGKRILIPTQFTGAVTIETADQIEDTVLLQVRTTNGELREAILSVAEVENLLSQQQNFSAQTVDAKAFSLFIESTRIKTAFAYDPHFAVSLSGVRPLPHQLEAVYERILPQVRLRFLLADDPGAGKTIMTGLLIKELKLRGVIERVLILTPAPLTTQWQDELKNKFAETYEVITSTLAKNQLAGNPWERFRQCITSIDFAKREDVIPGLLQVDWDLVIIDEAHKCSARTQGEELRRTGRYKLAEELSKITERIILLTATPHQGDVNQFHNFLRLLDPEQFISNTINPDLLRLENSPWFLRRIKEELRDFNGKKLFKQRHAITVSFSLSPAEESLYHQVTQYINRYLGKTPGRKQAAVALARTVLQRRLASSLNAILNSLKKRQQRFSDLLEELEQLPPQEQRQRLINLGKPVDSEVESDDCSEEDLEDFAIELTLAEQLEQLREELRELKRLVKLAQETIAQGTERKLNELENCLKRSEFSELKDARGKLLIFTEHRDTLEYLKKNLNLWGYSTCEIHGGMNVLQRKVAQQDFRSNKQICLATEAAGEGINLQFCRLMINYDIPWNPNRLEQRMGRIHRIGQEHEVYIFNFVSITTVEGRVLNKLLTKLEEIKNAMGDRVFDVIGQLLQVNEIRFEDLVREATYSQANENKAIETIDHIATERLQALEQATGLALATSHVDLSQICTTQTQDYHSEEQRLMPYYVEDFFHKACEYLRVNLEVRADGLWRIPYVKEEFRSEQLEAVRRLGTPDKNYAKLTFYKQHLELASHPDIEFLSPGHCLFAALAERLDGQLEEKVGQQTAIFTDADTDTPYRIHFFKVQIEGQTSRGEPQILNARLCALAENLAGELSLMAADSLHDLSPTPAGFVPESGDILNPLTPRLQQTLESWLKVKIQLGLMTEARTKRQRELQIRQDYLQTAMDTAIREAQSTQMKLAAKVAQGDETYRVARDSAQNKVRTLQERYKTKQTELGYLQIVRPGRVMYLGTALVYPTPQETLTPMMRNDPEVEAFAMQFVMDYERQQGWQPEDVSGYQDGSGFDIRSIGPSPDNLQPPPVRRIEVKGRAQRGQGVSLTANEWRKALQLGDSYWLYVVWGCHTSNPELLRIPNPTQVLARDAKEIQQVTRYLVEGEALQKNALI